The Oncorhynchus tshawytscha isolate Ot180627B linkage group LG12, Otsh_v2.0, whole genome shotgun sequence genome includes a window with the following:
- the ank1a gene encoding ankyrin-1a isoform X14 yields the protein MWAMVTELLFSFVLLAFLVISCQNVIHIASGSLRSVLSYVHAALDRELGEAEGVADEEENVTTRVVRRRVILKGDEAKDLPGEQVSEEQFTDEHGNIVTKKIVRKVVRRGKGSGDEGCQERSVGVDGSLQDELEAEAEQFMNYAVLSSKPDIVDVKKGAQIVKCASLRRVKQ from the exons ATGTGGGCCATGGTAACTGAGCTGCTCTTCAGCTTTGTGCTGCTGGCCTTCCTGGTGATAAGCTGTCAGAATGTGATCCATATAGCCAGCGGCTCCCTGCGCTCTGTGCTCTCCTACGTGCACGCTGCGCTGGACCGCGAGCTGGGTGAGGCTGAAGGTGTGGCCGACGAGGAGGAGAACGTCACCACCCGTGTGGTCCGCCGCAGGGTCATCCTTAAG GGTGACGAGGCCAAGGATCTCCCAGGGGAACAAGTGAGCGAGGAGCAGTTCACAGACGAGCACGGAAACATTGTCACCAAGAAG ATTGTGAGGAAAGTGGTGCGCAGGGGGAAGGGCTCAGGTGATGAGGGGTGTCAGGAGCGTTCAGTGGGCGTGGATGGCTCTCTGCAGGATGAGCTGGAGGCTGAAGCGGAGCAGTTCATGAACTACGCCGTCCTGAGCAGCAAG CCGGATATTGTGGATGTGAAGAAGGGTGCTCAGATAGTGAAATGTGCCAGTCTGCGGAGAGTAAAGCAGTGA
- the ank1a gene encoding ankyrin-1a isoform X15: protein MWAMVTELLFSFVLLAFLVISCQNVIHIASGSLRSVLSYVHAALDRELGEAEGVADEEENVTTRVVRRRVILKGDEAKDLPGEQVSEEQFTDEHGNIVTKKPDIVDVKKGAQIVKCASLRRVKQ from the exons ATGTGGGCCATGGTAACTGAGCTGCTCTTCAGCTTTGTGCTGCTGGCCTTCCTGGTGATAAGCTGTCAGAATGTGATCCATATAGCCAGCGGCTCCCTGCGCTCTGTGCTCTCCTACGTGCACGCTGCGCTGGACCGCGAGCTGGGTGAGGCTGAAGGTGTGGCCGACGAGGAGGAGAACGTCACCACCCGTGTGGTCCGCCGCAGGGTCATCCTTAAG GGTGACGAGGCCAAGGATCTCCCAGGGGAACAAGTGAGCGAGGAGCAGTTCACAGACGAGCACGGAAACATTGTCACCAAGAAG CCGGATATTGTGGATGTGAAGAAGGGTGCTCAGATAGTGAAATGTGCCAGTCTGCGGAGAGTAAAGCAGTGA